CCCAAACCACCTTTCACAGCTTTTTACATTTTATACCAGGGGATACTGGTATACTGGATTGGTTCTGCACCAATAGGCCCCACCTTTTCCATCTCCAGAGGCTTCCCAAAGTGACAACATCTGATCATTACACAATAGTAGCTCGCCCAATGGTAACACCCACGCCCAAACAAGATTCTATCCATAGGATCAGGATTAGGCAGTATCGAGCTAGTAACTGGAGAGCAGTGGCAGTTCTCTGCCCCTTCCTGTGCACTAAAGTTCCAGATCTTATCACAAGAGCTTAACTCCGCCGACACTTATTTGGATATCTGTTAAGAAACACATAATTGACAAGCCTTGGATTATACGAATAACATCAAACTATTAATCTCTAAACGTCAGGCTGCGTTTATTAGACACGGGAAGTAATCCCTTGTTTACAAATTGTGGAGAAACAAGGTCCAAAATGACATCAAACTTGCAAAATCCCTTTATTACAACGATAAAATCAACGACGTTGCTCAAAGCAATGCTAAAAAATGGTGGCTGCAAATCAAGTCACTAACTGGTCAGCTCACTCCCAACAAACAAGTATGGTACCATCAATTCCTTAACAATGGCATTTCAGATCTAGCATCCCAAATCAATGACTTTTTGTCAGCATAACTGAGCACTTTGACCCCTTAGTTCCAATTGAATCTTCTCCAAATGAAGAGAGCTGGCGTGCAAGAACAAGAAACATTGAAAGTCTTCAGAAGTCGTGTTAGACCGATTTTAGAATACGCAGTACATGTGTGGCAAGACATTCCTGACTATCTGTCAGATAGAATAGAGTCCGTGCAAAAATTGGCACTTAAAATCATATATCCTAAAAGTTCATATAGTGAAGCACTGTCGTTAGCCAAAAAGACTACACTCTACAATAGATGCGAGCTTTTATGTCATACATTTATGGCTGAGATGATGGACACCCGTGACCACCCATTATCATGCTTGGTGTCCGCTGCTGTACAAAGAACTTATCCGTATAATCTTAGACCTTCTTCTTCTCGACCATTCAATAATTTTAAGAGAACTAAGAGATCAGAgaactttttcacttttaaattttttaggTATCTGTCCGTTTAAGTTGGGTAATTAATACATAGCTTTAATATACCACTACTTAAGTTTTAACCACTTGTTAATTCAGTTATCTGCAAGAGAGTGGAATAAAcgatatttctttatttatttatacaaaAGATCACCTTCTGGCTAAACGGCAAATGGTGACCACACACGAGGAAGAAGAACAATTTTAGTTGCAATCACGGAAGAAAATTACATAGAGAGCTTCATTCGAGCCATTCGCCCAATTCTGCCCGACACCCAATCAACCATTTGTCACCTCATTaaaaaaatcgtaaaatatTTGCGGATGGATCTATTTCTCTGAAAGTTGAAAGGGTGATTGCTGAAGACTGGAGAAAGAATCTTTACAATatctaaaaattcctgtgttttATATGAGAATttgacgaagaggtaaatgcgactaaatttcttgtgtgtgtTGCGATGTTTATaagcttcttatgcaaatttttcatAGAGaatattaatgatgaaatggtatatgaaatgaatcatatatgaactgcggatatgacatcaagtgaagctatgatcttcgcagttatgaacgcaatttttacaattgcgtagaaaagcctgaaaaattcaggacttcaacggagtttgaacctgtgacctcgcgattccggtgcgacgctctaaccaactgagctatgaagccactgacgttgggagctggtcatttgtggttctaatggtcccatgaggaatgaatcaatgatgaaatggtatatgaaatgaatcatatatgaactgcggatgtgacatcaagtgaagctatgatcttcgcagattgcctatggcaacccagAAAAAAATTCATGGTTTCCATTAAACCCCATTTACACGTGCAAAAAAATTGGAACAGCAGGCCAGATTTTTGGCACTGTGCCTAAACCATTTCGGCACAGCACTACCTACTTATGCTACCCAAAATAAAAGATTTTATCCAGCTGGGCAGGGATCCAATTTTTAATTGGCACCCCTTCTCTCCATTTGTTTTATTCACTGGAAATGGTAAATAAACAGCTTGCCGTCATCTTGCATCACATCTTAAGAGTAAAATGTGACTTAAATTGAAACAGGAAGAGCCATCTTTGGTTTAAAAAGGAAATTGATTGACATCTgggtgaaattaaaaaaaacctagTCCTCAACTCACAACTCTAGTAACGCTTCTGTAGCTTCATCCGTCCAATTTATTCCTCAATTTTTCTTAGGCGAGCGTGAACGTGTCTCTTCCATTGCCATTTTTGTGGCAACCATGCATGCCTTATGGTAAAAATCACAACAAAAAGGCCTGGAATGGCACCGGAGAGCTTTTACACAAACGAATTTTTGGCACGGCGCCACATGAACCCGTTCCAAGACTACCTCCGGCAGGTAGTCTCGGCACCCCTAAAATTGTGGGCAATGGTGCCACATTACATTTGGGACTGATACATTTACaagtcaaaattgggcgtgtcGTGCCAATTTTTTAGCGCATGGGGTTTTAGTCATTAGTGTAAATTTTTAAAGAAGACTTTATAGAATATAGTGTTTTCAGAGTACTTTCTCATTAAACTGATGGTTGTTACTTCAGATCCGCCTCCTACAGAGAAAGAGCCCCTGCTTGGTGCCATTCTTGGCTCCAGTCTTGCTGCTAGTCTTGCTTTTGTGTTGGCGTGCGGTTTTCTTGTGTGGTACATTTCGCGGAAGGTGTACAAGAGGTAATCCTACAAACttcaacccttttttttttaaacagtacaCTTTATAACTTGAGAATTTACTTGTCCTCAAGGACAATTTAGTATGTTAATTAGCGTGCAAGCATCAGCAGGCCAGGCttttccgttgaaaatggcgtgGGAAcgaaatataggggcttggtGACTAGTTTCAAATCCCCAATCTGCTATATTTCGATAGcacgccattttcaacggaagagacCGTTTGTAGGCTATATGTTAATGAGAGGGGATTGCTATTGATGGGACCCTATTCGCTAGTTTCagttgttggtgttgttgttgttgcttttttttttcgctttagTATTTTGAAGGTTTGACTTTTTGCCACAGTAAACAAAGTTTAGTAGGGTTTTTCCAATGAGAGCAAAGATCCACTTATCCAGATAAGGATTTCCTGAAACCAGGGAATCACATCAACGGGGTCTTCTTTAATTGAAAGTGTGGAATTTCACGATAAGTGAAAATCACCTTTTTAGAAATTAAAGAACACAAAGATCAAAAGCAAAGATACAATCAATCACAAATGTTGTGTCTTGTACCTGAAATGGCTGAAAATTAATCAGTTGAGTGGATTTCTTGTAATTGTCCGAACCCGGAACATTCGGAATAAACTCCTCACAATGTCTGGTTATTAGTGTTGTTTATCATCTGATAATTTCCTATGGCAAGTTACCGCCTATTACTGCTTGATATTGAGGCGTAAAGGACCTTTTACTGTTACCTCAAGTTTGTTTCCTCTTTTTTAGGTATAGTGATGAGCAGATCCCTGGGGTACTGTACGCTTCAGTCAATCCGGAATACATGACTTCGACGGATGGTATGTAATACCTTTGGGATAACGGAGAGACGAGATTCGTGTTTGCGGCTTAAGGCAAACGCCTTGCATTTGTTGCGTGACATAAAATCTTGCAATTTCTTCTATTTTACGCATTTTTATCTTCTTAGTTTTTGCTTCATATTTGTTTACAGTCACATCAATTTCGGGCGAACAAGAAATTGTGGCCGGACGTTTGCAGTTATCCCGTGAAAACCCTCACAAATTTCCCAAATAATTACTCTGTAGGGTTGTTAATACAAAAAGAGAATCCTTCGAGACCCAGGGGCATGCGGTCAATAGGAGCAGGGAAAATGGTGACAAAAGattttcacataatttttcCCCCCTTTCCTGTAAAATGacaaaaagttcttttcattgACAATAAGAGTTTCAAACATCTTGATTAGCTGTGCTCACCAAACGGATGGTTAGAGgccaaattttgttttctttgttgctcTGTTTTCTTGCTCTTTAGTGTATATTGCTGATGAATGGGAAGTTCCTCGAGAGAAAATCAAGTTGGTCcgtgaacttggaaatggctcGTTTGGAATGGTGTACGAAGGCGAAGCAGAAGACCTTTGTCCTGAGATGCCTCATTGCAGAGTTGCAGTCAAGGTCAGTAACAAGTCAGTAACTGACCATAAATCGAATAAAATCGGAATCTGGAAAGCGAGGATCGGTGATCTCATTGTAGAAGTAGTCTGTTTGAAATATTCAAAGGTCATTACTCATCTGCTCAGATAGATTTTATTGTTGATAGGATTGTTAACTCTGTTAGGAACCATATACGGACTGCTAGTcctaataataaacaattattggatgaggtttttgtgatatccggaataatcaaggtcgaggtaagtgttatctaacactaaccgagaccttgattattccggatatcacaaaaactgaatctaataattgttttattatagattgttttgaagaaaataacgacaaacgcattatcgcagcgatcacagtttattttcaaacacttaAAAATGTACAACTTTCGTGTGGCTCCTGGATATTTTTCTCTTTAAGGTATTCGTAGAACAGTTCCTTCGCCACTTTTGTCGACTTTTTAGTATTTTCCGAATCTTTATCTTCAAGTAATTTCTCAATTTCTGGCTGGGTCGATGAAGCGAATCGAGAAGCCATTCTGTCCGTGAACTtgacattgctcttggaaatcatgcattgcgcgcgcaacctacagattattcactaatctgtaggtacagattagtgaataatctgtatgttgcgctgtttcccagaattaactgtaggcttttagccaatgagaagacagatggtgactacaatgtataataataataataataataataataataataataataatagtagtagtagtagtagtagtaataattaGCGTGGCGGCAAGTAGTGTGGATGTGTTTTAGAGTGTCCTGATAAAAATCAGTTCCTATCGAAAGCAGGCCAAGTTTAGAGGGCCAGAGCATATTTAACGAAGTGTGTAGTGTACTTTGCAGATTGTCAAGCAGTTTTGCGAGGCGTCTCTGAATGGGAGTTTTAGctgatttgattttgattttgtttggaTGTGCGAGCAATTTGTGTCATGGCGGATGGACGCCATGACACATGACTGGGGCACCTTACTTGCGAGTGCGGGCGACCAAGTTTCTGAACGagtagcccgaacgggcgcctaacttatcacaaggtggTTCATCCTTACTTTCTTGCTGGAGattaaacaatgaaaaaagcTATATGGTTAGAGAGACGGCAGCCAAGAAAATTCCACAAATAAACGACCCTTTGACTTGTAAATATGTtaacaagtgaagctatgatcctcacagttatgaacgcaatctttgcaattgcgtagctgtagagaagcctgaaaattcaggacttcaatggggtttgaacctgtgacctcgcgatatcggtttgacgctctaaccaactgagctatgaagccactgacgttgggagctggtcatttgtgggctctaatgttcccgtgaggaatgaatcaatgatgaaatgatatgaaaTGTATCATAattatatgaactgtggatatgaaatcaagtgaagctatgatccttgcagttatgaacgcaatttttgcaattgcgtaaagaagcctgaaaattcaggacttcaatggggtttgaacctgtgaccttgcgataccggtgcgatgctctcaCCAACtgaggcttctctacgcaattgcaaaaattgcgttcataactgcaaggatcatagattcacttgatttcatatacgcagttcatatatgatccatttcatatatcatttcatcattagaacccacaaatgaccagctcccaaagtcagtgacttcatagctcagttggttagagcatcgcaccggtattgcgaggtcacaggttcaaaccctgttgaagtcctaaattttcaggcttctctacgcaattgcaaaaattgcgttcataactgcgaggatcatagcttcacttgatttcatatccgcagttcatatatgatccatttcatatatcatttcatcattaaggctgtgttttcactaggacaATTAACTAGCTGAACATTCTTTTTAGGTGTTTGTTTACAGACCGACATTAGCTAGTTAAACGTGACATctgttttcactgtgaaattttACCCGAAATTTAAGCCGCGTACACATTAGATTCAAATTACAAAAGGGCGGAACTTTCAAAAATGGCGGGAGACGAAGCGCTTGTTATGACATCTCTTGTCTTGATTATGGCAATATTTCTGCGAAGGAGAAGGAGTTTCTTTCGGAGGATGCGGCTAATGACCTTACAGACGAGGAGGATGCGACGTAATGCTGTAATGTTGTCAATCCAACAGCAAAACAACATCAATCACCGCAAACGCAAGACGATGTGGGTTTATCCAAGACCACAATTTTGGTTCGAACAGCTAGTTGTAAACCATTACCAAGATCATATATGGCGGGAGCACTTCAGGGTAAGCAGGGATACATTTGAATACATTTGTGGTCTCATTAGCCCTCAGCTTATCCGGCAGAACACAATTCTCCGCCAAGCGATCACCGTGGAAAAGCGGGTAGCCGTTGCTCTTTGGAGGTTAGCTACTGGGAATTCGTACAGAACCGTGGGACTAACATTTGGAATTGGCCGATGCACTGCCATGAACGTTAAAGACGAATTTTGCTCTGCTTTGATAAGCTTTGATTTCCGAAGACCGAGGCAGAAACTGGACAAGCCATGCAGGAATTTTTTAACATTAGCCGATTCCCTCAGGTTGTGGGCGCTCTCGATGGCTCGCATATACCAATAAAGGCGCCAAAAGATGACCCAAACGAGTACGTGAATCGAAAAAGTTTCTATAGCATTGTTTTGCAAGGAGTCGCTGATGCCAATGGCAAGTTTTTGCACGTGAGTACCGGCTACGCTGGAAGTATTCACGATGCTCGCGTGCTACGAATGAGCGCATTGCTCACTGCAATAGAAAATGGCGATATTTTGCATTCCCCAACGCGTCGGATAGGTGGCACCGAAGTAAAGCCACTTCTTGTCGCTGACCCAGCTTACAAACTGACGACCTGGTGCATGAAACCTTTCCCTCAGACCAGAGCCTTGACCGACAGCCAGTGAGATTTTAATAAATCTCTGAGCAGTGCAAGAGTAGTTATTGAACAGGCATTTGGGCTGTTAAAAGGGAGGTGGAGGTGTCTACTGAATAAGCTTGATGAATCGGTGGAGAAAGTGTGCTCTACAATCATAGCATGTTGTATTTTGCACAACATATGCATAGATTGTAACGACGCTACTGAAATTGATGTCGCCAATGAACACGATGGGTTTCTCGGAGTACCCCTCCCAGGCCATGATGTTAATGCAGATGGCGCAAGACTAAGGAATATCATAAAAGACATCTTGTATAATTAAAGTTTAATATAGAATAATTATTTGAACATTTCAGTTTTAATATTACTTATGGTTAATGTTTTGAGCGAAATATTATgaacttttttgaaaataaaaagtgcTGAGCTTATAATTTATAAAAATGTGTCTAAAAATTGTAGAAAGTTCAATATTTCACACTGATTAACAAATTTACgaattaaattacaaaataatataATTGAATAGTGAATTTACACAAATGTACTTCAGTTCATTCAGTTCAGGCGAAATAGTGTGGTCTCTTTTCCTAAAACAGTAGTGCTGAATTCATTATAAAAATGTCTAAAAATTGTAGGTAGTTCAATATTTCACACCAATAAACAAAATTCTTACGAATTAAATTGCAAAATAGTAATTGAATCGCGAATTAATACAAACGTAGTTCTGATTATTTCAGGCAAGGGTTAACAGTAACGatgaaaacattaaaaaaatatatgtaggTGATGTAGAAAAACGTGTGATTGTCCAGAGTTCTCCTGCTTAATTGTCTCCTTTGAAAATTTTGGCAATTTCCTTAACGCAATCAAACATAAGTTTTTGGCTCTTTAGTTCCCTTTCTGCTTCTTTCTCAGCGAGGCGCTCAAAAAACTCATGGTCTTTACTTTGGCTCTTTTCTAAGAAATCCACAAGAATTGATTCACACGTCTCAGACGGCAAGgccttccttttctttgttgtgaCAGGCGTTTTGcctttgttcgcttttttggaaGGTTTTGAATTTCCCTGCAagttcttttcaaactctttttcGAACTCTACATCGCTACTTTGATCTCCTTGATCACTTGATTGTGGTGGATCTGGAGAGTCGCCGGTTTCCACGCTGCTGCTGCTAGCATCTTCCGAAAAGCCACATTCAAAGACACGCTTTGGTGCGATGTTAGGCTTGCAGCCAAGCACTGCATCGATTTCATCAAAGTAGTCGAAGGTTTCCCGATTATTTCCACTTCGAGAATTGTGGTCCTTCACTCTCTTGTATTCGTCTTGTAGGTATTTCATTCGCGCTTTACACTGCGTGCCAGTGCGGAAGGTTGAAATACCTTGTTCTTTTAAAACACCATTGAGTTTCTTCGCAATGGAGTCCCAGGCAGCACCGTTCCTTCTTTTGCTTATTGGGAAACTGTCTCTCCACAATTCTAATAGGAAACGCGTCTCCGCATCGGACCAGTTTGGGCACCGATTTCGGCTAGATCCTGGCTGCGACATATCGTCGATCGAACTGCTTTCACTGCTCCCTTCAGGGCTTGTTGCGGGAGATACATGTGGCCGATGTGGCCGATTGATTAAACTGGTGCTGTACGCCAGGGCTTTGAAACAAGTATGGTCCTGGCCGAGGAATTGGACAGTCGATTTGTGCAGGAGGGATTGTAAATCGATAGCAACGA
The sequence above is a segment of the Montipora foliosa isolate CH-2021 chromosome 2, ASM3666993v2, whole genome shotgun sequence genome. Coding sequences within it:
- the LOC137990568 gene encoding LOW QUALITY PROTEIN: uncharacterized protein (The sequence of the model RefSeq protein was modified relative to this genomic sequence to represent the inferred CDS: inserted 1 base in 1 codon; substituted 1 base at 1 genomic stop codon) — its product is MAGDEALVMTSLVLIMAIFLRRRRSFFRRMRLMTLQTRRMRRNAVMLSIQQQNNINHRKRKTMWVYPRPQFWFEQLVVNHYQDHIWREHFRVSRDTFEYICGLISPQLIRQNTILRQAITVEKRVAVALWRLATGNSYRTVGLTFGIGRCTAMNVKDEFCSAXDKLXFPKTEAETGQAMQEFFNISRFPQVVGALDGSHIPIKAPKDDPNEYVNRKSFYSIVLQGVADANGKFLHVSTGYAGSIHDARVLRMSALLTAIENGDILHSPTRRIGGTEVKPLLVADPAYKLTTWCMKPFPQTRALTDSQ